The Vibrio pomeroyi genome window below encodes:
- the hipB gene encoding type II toxin-antitoxin system antitoxin HipB codes for MIYSPQQLANSLLLIRQKNKWTQSEVAKRVGIKQATISNFENRPDKATLSTMFKIIQALDLTLYVETKNFDKYKNIIDEEDW; via the coding sequence GTGATTTATAGTCCACAGCAACTCGCTAATAGTTTACTGCTAATACGACAAAAAAATAAATGGACTCAGTCCGAAGTGGCAAAGAGAGTCGGCATAAAGCAAGCTACCATTTCTAACTTTGAAAATAGACCAGATAAAGCCACGCTCTCTACCATGTTTAAAATCATTCAAGCCTTAGATCTAACGCTTTATGTTGAAACGAAAAACTTTGATAAATATAAAAACATTATCGATGAAGAAGATTGGTGA